The following coding sequences lie in one Arachis ipaensis cultivar K30076 chromosome B05, Araip1.1, whole genome shotgun sequence genomic window:
- the LOC107644356 gene encoding trihelix transcription factor ASIL2 has product MDDMEDDARYPPKSFPLNRQNPSHRHKHPIRPPPFHHHNPRYEDQDDDDYDDEEEHAEFENYGNDVVDNTNNEDDDDDCGNGGQNGYFKKRKVGVGGSPVPTGYEFAPRVKYSYGDDWSEHATFVLLEVWGDKFLQLGRTSLRSDDWLEVSEKVSDELKADKSVAQCKSILDKLKRRYKKEKGKVEELGLGSCKWAFFKKMDMLMASSTRQEYGLACGVDGGEYVFMNTRVYLSRSNGFDEMRDSPGESESDEDEDGLDGHGVGVGVASAARRRSGVGGGEDEEEESSFRVLADSIQKFGKIYEKIENSKRQQMMELEKMRLDFNRELELQKKQILERAQAEIAKIQDVDEDETDTSTENLSE; this is encoded by the coding sequence ATGGACGACATGGAAGACGACGCAAGGTACCCTCCAAAATCCTTCCCTTTGAACCGACAGAACCCTTCCCACCGCCACAAACACCCAATTAGACCACCCCCATTCCACCACCACAACCCTCGCTACGAGGACCAAGACGATGACGATTACGACGACGAAGAAGAACACGCCGAATTCGAAAACTACGGAAACGATGTCGTTGATAACACCAACAACGAAGACGATGACGACGACTGCGGTAACGGGGGCCAAAACGGGTATTTCAAGAAGAGGAAGGTCGGGGTAGGAGGTTCCCCTGTTCCGACAGGATACGAGTTCGCGCCACGTGTCAAGTACTCATACGGCGATGATTGGTCAGAGCATGCCACGTTCGTGCTGCTTGAGGTTTGGGGTGACAAGTTCCTGCAACTTGGGAGGACAAGTTTGAGGTCTGACGATTGGCTTGAAGTTTCAGAAAAGGTGTCTGATGAATTGAAAGCTGATAAGAGCGTTGCACAATGCAAGAGCATTTTGGATAAGCTCAAGAGAAGGTACAAGAAGGAGAAAGGAAAGGTTGAAGAGTTGGGTTTGGGTTCTTGCAAGTGGGCATTCTTCAAGAAGATGGACATGTTGATGGCTTCGTCGACACGGCAAGAGTATGGTCTCGCTTGTGGCGTCGATGGTGGGGAGTATGTGTTCATGAACACAAGGGTGTACCTTAGTAGGTCCAATGGGTTTGATGAGATGAGGGATAGTCCCGGTGAGAGTGAGagtgatgaggatgaggatggtTTAGATGGTCATGGTGTTGGGGTTGGGGTTGCTTCTGCGGCAAGGAGGAGgagtggtgttggtggtggtgaggatgaggaggaggagaGTTCGTTTCGTGTGCTGGCAGATTCGATTCAGAAGTTTGGGAAGATATACGAGAAGATTGAGAATAGTAAGAGGCAGCAGATGATGGAGTTGGAGAAGATGAGGTTGGATTTCAATAGAGAGCTGGAGTTGCAGAAGAAGCAGATATTGGAGAGGGCTCAGGCCGAGATTGCAAAGATACAGGATGTCGATGAGGATGAAACCGACACTTCTACCGAGAATCTCAGTGAATGA